In the Armatimonas rosea genome, GAAGCCGGGTTGCTCGTGGTGCGACGGAGCCCCGAGAGGAGGCGCGCTGCCGCAACCACGGTGGTGGCATAGACCTGGGCACTTTGCTCTGCCGAGAGGGCAGAGGGCTTCTGGAACCATTTCATATCTCTTTATCATTGGCAAGAAAAATCAATCTGTCTAGGTATAATCGTCGGGAATGTCCCAAGCACGCGCCCATGCCCACCGTGTCCTGCAGGAAGAAGCAGAGGCACTCTTACTGATCGCCCAGCGCCTCGATGCGACTTTTGATACGGTTGTTGAGCAGCTGGTCTCCTCCACGGGACGAGTGGTGGTCTCGGGGATGGGCAAGAGCGGCCATGTGGGACGCAAGATCGCCGCGACCCTGGCGTCCACGGGAACACCCGCGCTCTTTCTCCACCCTGCTGAGGCGATGCACGGCGATCTGGGGATGGCGGCACCGGGCGATACGGCGCTGGTTCTCTCCAACTCAGGGGAGTCCGACGAGCTACGGGCGCTGCTGCCGGCTCTCAAGCGCCGGGTCTCGTGCCTGATTGCGATGACAGGTCGCCGTGAGTCGACGCTAGGACGGGCCGCCGACTTTATCCTCGATACCAGTGTTCCCCGTGAGGCCTGCCCCATGAACCTCGCCCCGACCACCTCGACCACGGCGATGCTGGCACTCGGGGATGCCCTGGCGGTGGCGGTGATGGAGGCGCGCGGCTTTCGCTCCGAGGACTACGCGCGGCTCCATCCTGCGGGCTCGCTGGGGCGGCGGCTCCTGCTGAAGGTCTCGGACTTGATGCGGAGCGGCGATGAGCTTGCGGTCGTGCCGGAGAGTGTCACGGTCCACGATGCCATGACCGCCATCACACGGGCACGCGCCGGGCTGGCCTGTGTGGTAGATGGCCAAGGGCGGCTCGTGGGGGTGCTCTCCGATGGCGACTCACGGCGCTTCTTTGTCCAGATCGGCCCCGAGGCCTGGGACCGGCCCGTCACCGAGGCGATGACCCAAAATCCACGGCTGATCGAGGGGGATCCCCTGGCCGCTGAGGCGATGGAGAGCTTTGAGAGCGGCCCACTACGCTTTGGGGACATGCCGATTGTTGATAGCGAAGGCCGGCCTGTGGGGGTGCTGACCCTCAAGGACCTCGTCCGTGCGGGAATTCTTCCACCAAGTAGTC is a window encoding:
- a CDS encoding KpsF/GutQ family sugar-phosphate isomerase — translated: MSQARAHAHRVLQEEAEALLLIAQRLDATFDTVVEQLVSSTGRVVVSGMGKSGHVGRKIAATLASTGTPALFLHPAEAMHGDLGMAAPGDTALVLSNSGESDELRALLPALKRRVSCLIAMTGRRESTLGRAADFILDTSVPREACPMNLAPTTSTTAMLALGDALAVAVMEARGFRSEDYARLHPAGSLGRRLLLKVSDLMRSGDELAVVPESVTVHDAMTAITRARAGLACVVDGQGRLVGVLSDGDSRRFFVQIGPEAWDRPVTEAMTQNPRLIEGDPLAAEAMESFESGPLRFGDMPIVDSEGRPVGVLTLKDLVRAGILPPSSRDE